The genomic segment TGCCGGGTTTGCCCGGGAACGGGATCGTCTGCTTCAGTTCGAGCCGGTCGTCGGCACCGGCGGTCGCGCCGGTGACGAGCGCGGCGGCCGTGAGCAGAACGCGGGTGAAACGGGTCATTGGGCCTCGTGGTGAAAAACGAAACGGACGGGCGCGGACCACGGTCCGGCGAGTGGTCGTTACTTCGGTTTGGCCTTCGGCGGGAGCGCGAGCGGCGGGGCGAACGTCCGGGCGATCGCGTCCCAGGGCGTGAGGAGCACGGGGCACGGCGTCGTCGTCCCCGTGTGGCACAGGAAGAGGCCGTTCGGGAACTTCGGGCCGAGGCCGACGGACACGACCTCGATGCCGTCCGTTTCGCCCATGCCCGCGACCGCGAACGCCCCGACGTACGCGTGCTTCTGGTCCCGCTGGTACACGCGGACCGTGCTCTTGCCCTGGTCCGAGACGAGCAGGTACCCCGTGCCGTTCGCCCCGGTGAAGACCGCCAGCCCCTCCACGTCGCCCTTCAGCCCGTTCTCGCCCACCTTGATCACGAGCGCGCCGGGGGCCGCGGCGTCCGGTTCGGCGCCGAGCTCCCACACCCCGGCCCGTTCTTCAGCGACGTACACCTTCCCGGCCTCGTCGTCGGCCACGGCGCCCTCGCACACGCCGCCGACCTTCCAGGCCCGCACCTTCTTGCCCCGCACCGCCCCGGTCCCGGTGTCGGCGAGTTCGTACTGGGCCACGGCCCCGGACTTCGAGGTGACCACGGCGAAAAACGTCCCGCTCTTGCGGCTGTGGTACAGGCACCCGCCGTAGTTCTCGCCGGTGGCGATCGTTCCGTCGTCGATGCGGGCCAGCTTGCGGGTCCGGGGGTCCACCTTGAACACGGCGAGCACCTTGTCGTCCCGCAGGTTCACCGCGACGATATCGACCTTCGCGCCGCCGAGCGGGAACCCGTACCGGGCGTCGATGTTTCCGGGGTGCTTCACGTCCACGGACTGAATCGTCTTGCCGTCGAGGTCGTAGACGAACAGCTTGTTCGCCTTCTTGTCGCTGGTGACGATTACGCTCCGCTCCGGCGCGGTGGGGTGGACCCACACGCACATGTCGTCCTGGTCGCCGATCGCGGGGTCGGCGAGGCGCAGGGCCGGGGCCGGCGGATCAACGGCCGGGGCCGGGGCACTCACGAGCACAGCGAGGGCAATTCCCGGTACCCAAAGTTTAGACATGGACAGCGTTCTCAGGAGGGGCCGCGCGTGGCCCCGGGCCACCGTGGGGCGGTCCGGGGCCGCGCGGGCTCATTTCGCGGGCGGGGCGTCGAGGTCGATCACGATCTCGGGCGTGCTGGAATCGATGTCGAAGACGTACGGCGACTTTTCGGAGTCGTACTTGCCTCCGAACTGGTCCTTTTTCTTCTTCATCAGCTCGATGGCGACACGGTACTTGCCCGGGGGCATGCCCTTCCGGTCCTTGCCGGCCGGCTGGAACGTCCCGGTGGTCTGATCGACCACCGCGGCGTAGTAGTCGCCGGCCGGCTGGTTCGAGGGCAGGATCGGGACGAAGAGGATCTGGAGCCCCTCGTCCGGACCGGGCACGAACGGCTGCCCCCCCTTGACCACTCGCCCCTGGGTCTTGAGCATCCCGTTCCCGCACCCGGTCGCCAGCAGGCCGAGGGCCGCGGCGACCGAAAACCAAACAGCGCGTCTCATGGTGGGTCGCCTCCGGTTACCAGTCGCTGCCGAGCACTTGACCGTCCGCCTTGGACAACAGCCGCACCCACGTGATCTGGCTGATCGAGTTGTTGATGAACCGGACGCTCCCGTCGGCGTTGCCGCAGTTCACGCCGCTGGTGTGCAGGCTCCGGGACATGGCCGAGGTCATCACGCTCTGGGACGAGGTGCAGCCCATCCCGACCGTGGCCCCCTGCGGGGTGCAGAAGCTGGGGCCGTCCTGGAGTTCGTCGCCGCCGTCGTCCGTCGTCCCACCGAGCAGGTTGTTCGGGGTCGGGTTGTACGCCGCGCGGCCCGCGTTCACGATGCTCCCGCCGGGGAACCCGAGCGCCCAGACGCCCCGCGGGTCCACGGCCGTCAGCCCGGCCCGCAGCTCGGCCACCATGATCGTGTTCGACGTGCCGTCGGTGATGTCCAGGATCTTGGCCCCGTAGTTGGCCGCCATCACCGGGCTGGACACCATGCCGAACGACTTCGGGATGCCGGCCTTGGAGGTCGTGTAGGTGGCGCCGCCGCTGACGTGGTCGTAGTCCTCGTACCCGGCCGTGACGCCGTAGTTCCCGCGCGCCCAGCCGGTCAGCCCGTTCCCGCCGATGTTCGAGGTCGGGTTCCAGGGCTGCTGGTTGTTCGAGTCGGACGGGCACAGGTACGGCTTGACCTTCGTCCCGCGCACCACGGCCCAGGCCATGCTCGCGTTCGAGGGGGGCGGGTCCTGGCCGATCGTGTAGGCCACCCCGGGGAACGACTGAACGTTCGCCTGCGTGAAGAGGTTGTTCTGCTCGATGTACGGCAGCAGGGTCACGGCCCAGTTCGGCCCGAACGGCAGGGTGTAGTCCAGGTTCGCGTTCTGGTTCTGCGTGGCCCAGGGCACCTGTGAGGCGGCCGGCAGCTTGCCGTAACTGCCCTCGTAGTTCATCAGCCCGAGGCCGATCTGCTTGAGGTTGTTGCTGCACGACATGCGCGCCGCGGCCTCCCGCACCTTCTGAACGGCCGGGAGCAACAGGCCGATGAGGATCGCGATGATCGCGATCACCACCAGCAGCTCGATAAGTGTAAACGCGCGCCGGGCGCGCAGC from the Frigoriglobus tundricola genome contains:
- a CDS encoding phytase, which encodes MSKLWVPGIALAVLVSAPAPAVDPPAPALRLADPAIGDQDDMCVWVHPTAPERSVIVTSDKKANKLFVYDLDGKTIQSVDVKHPGNIDARYGFPLGGAKVDIVAVNLRDDKVLAVFKVDPRTRKLARIDDGTIATGENYGGCLYHSRKSGTFFAVVTSKSGAVAQYELADTGTGAVRGKKVRAWKVGGVCEGAVADDEAGKVYVAEERAGVWELGAEPDAAAPGALVIKVGENGLKGDVEGLAVFTGANGTGYLLVSDQGKSTVRVYQRDQKHAYVGAFAVAGMGETDGIEVVSVGLGPKFPNGLFLCHTGTTTPCPVLLTPWDAIARTFAPPLALPPKAKPK
- a CDS encoding DUF1559 domain-containing protein; this translates as MTRHPLRARRAFTLIELLVVIAIIAILIGLLLPAVQKVREAAARMSCSNNLKQIGLGLMNYEGSYGKLPAASQVPWATQNQNANLDYTLPFGPNWAVTLLPYIEQNNLFTQANVQSFPGVAYTIGQDPPPSNASMAWAVVRGTKVKPYLCPSDSNNQQPWNPTSNIGGNGLTGWARGNYGVTAGYEDYDHVSGGATYTTSKAGIPKSFGMVSSPVMAANYGAKILDITDGTSNTIMVAELRAGLTAVDPRGVWALGFPGGSIVNAGRAAYNPTPNNLLGGTTDDGGDELQDGPSFCTPQGATVGMGCTSSQSVMTSAMSRSLHTSGVNCGNADGSVRFINNSISQITWVRLLSKADGQVLGSDW